A single genomic interval of Arachis duranensis cultivar V14167 chromosome 7, aradu.V14167.gnm2.J7QH, whole genome shotgun sequence harbors:
- the LOC107458559 gene encoding protein PAT1 homolog translates to MVDMDVFGAGGDLGAAPSTQDLRQLGGASSEGAVFDASQYAFFGKDAVQEVELGGLEDDDYLPPVESKEDFFFNRDEAEDVRSLSDIDDLTTTFMKLNKNVSGPRSPGVIGDRGSRENSTSEWPQRDDMNWPDHMNAYDSEGSLDGKRWSSHPHSSLAHLNEPKPLYRTSSYPDQQRQPQQYQLQHRSSEPVANWLDQLFYETETSQDGKRWSSQPHSSFPQLQESKPLYRTSSYPEKQPELTRYSSEPILVPKSSFTSFPPPGGRSQQTSPSHSASHLNISYHAGGAQMGLSSQNLSHLSNSALQLSGLNHGSHFGGNMRQFPTGSALQRIQNQLVNQAALYPGDHSNLLSNMLQQQLHLHNGSISPHLMTQLQQQQHRLHHPVQQSASYLSGFKSHLFNPHLSSSSSLGKYEHMLGLGDVRDHRPKSNQKGKHSLRFSQQNSDASSQKSESGSLQFRSKYMTSDEIESILRMQHAVTHSNDPYVDDYYHQACLAKKAPVAKSKNLFCPTQIREVPARSRSNSDQHAFLQVDAMGRITFSSIRRPRPLLEVDPPNSSVTSSSEQGISEKPLEQEPMFAARVTIEDGLCLLLDVDDIDRFLKCNQLQDGGSQLRRRRQVLLEGLATSLQLVDPLGKNGHKVGLAAKDDVVFLRLVSIAKGRKLLAKYLRLLLPGSELMRIVSMAIFRHLRFLFGGLPADPASLETTSNLAKIVCQCVQGMDLGALSACLAAVVCSAEQPPLRPLGSSAGDGASLILVSVLERATELLTDHHAACNYNMGNRSFWQASFDEFFGLLTKYCMNKYQSIMQSLLIQNPANVDDIGSDAAKAISKEMPVELLRASLPHTDDRQRKLLLDFAQRSVPVVGFNNNAGSSGGSHVNSETVLS, encoded by the exons ATGGTGGATATGGATGTTTTTGGAGCTGGGGGTGATCTTGGAGCAGCTCCTAGCACACAGGATCTTAGGCAATTAGGGGGTGCTTCCTCAG AAGGAGCAGTTTTTGATGCATCACAATATGCGTTCTTTGGTAAAGATGCTGTCCAGGAAGTTGAATTGGGAGGGTTAGAAGATGATGATTATTTGCCTCCAGTTGAATCTAAAGAGGATTTCTTTTTCAATAGAGATGAG GCTGAGGATGTAAGATCGCTTTCCGACATTGATGATCTCACCACTACTTTTATGAAG TTGAACAAGAATGTGAGTGGACCAAGAAGTCCAGGAGTTATTGGCGATCGAGGATCACGAGAAA ATTCGACTTCTGAATGGCCACAAAGGGATGATATGAACTGGCCTGACCACATGAATGCTTATGATAGTGAAGGTTCTCTGGATGGCAAAAGATGGTCATCGCATCCCCATTCTTCTCTCGCCCATTTAAATGAACCTAAGCCCTTGTACAGAACGTCTTCCTATCCTGATCAGCAAAGGCAGCCACAACAATACCAACTCCAGCATCGCTCTAGTGAACCCGTTGCTAACTGGCTTGATCAACTTTTTTATGAAACTGAAACATCTCAGGATGGCAAAAGATGGTCATCACAGCCACATTCCTCCTTCCCTCAGCTACAAGAATCAAAGCCTTTGTACAGAACATCTTCATATCCTGAAAAGCAGCCGGAGCTTACTCGTTATTCCAGTGAACCAATTTTGGTACCAAAGTCTTCATTTACTTCTTTTCCTCCTCCTGGTGGCAGGTCTCAGCAGACTTCTCCTAGTCATAGTGCAAGCCACTTGAACATTTCATATCATGCTGGAGGAGCTCAGATGGGACTTTCATCTCAAAATCTATCTCATCTTTCTAATTCTGCACTACAGTTGAGTGGATTAAACCATGGGTCTCATTTTGGTGGAAACATGCGCCAGTTTCCTACTGGTTCTGCTCTTCAGCGAATTCAGAATCAACTGGTCAACCAGGCAGCGTTATATCCTGGAGATCATTCAAACCTTCTTAGTAATATGTTGCAGCAGCAATTACACCTTCACAATGGATCAATATCTCCACACTTAATGACTCAATTACAGCAACAGCAACACAGATTGCATCATCCTGTTCAGCAATCTGCAAGCTATTTATCAGGTTTCAAGTCCCATTTATTTAACCCCCACCTTTCTTCTAGCTCGTCTCTTGGAAAATATGAACATATGCTCGGTCTGGGTGATGTTAGAGATCATAGaccaaaatcaaatcaaaaaggaaaacatagtCTCCGTTTCTCCCAACAGAATTCTGATGCCAGTAGCCAGAAGAGTGAAAGTGGTTCATTACAGTTTAGGTCCAAATATATGACAAGTGATGAAATTGAGAGTATTCTTAGAATGCAGCATGCTGTGACTCATAGTAATGACCCGTATGTGGATGACTATTATCACCAAGCTTGTCTTGCAAAAAAGGCTCCTGTGGCGAAGTCAAAAAATTTGTTTTGCCCAACCCAGATAAGGGAAGTTCCTGCTCGATCTCGTTCTAATTCTGATCAGCATGCTTTTCTCCAGGTTGATGCCATGGGTAGGATTACATTCTCATCTATTCGACGCCCTCGGCCTCTTTTGGAGGTTGATCCTCCAAACTCTTCTGTTACCAGTAGCTCTGAGCAAGGCATTTCAGAAAAGCCTCTTGAACAGGAGCCTATGTTTGCAGCTAGAGTCACAATTGAGGATGGTCTGTGTTTGCTCCTTGATGTAGATGATATTGATCGTTTCCTAAAGTGTAATCAGCTACAAGATGGGGGAAGCCAATTAAGACGAAGACGACAGGTCCTGTTGGAAGGATTAGCAACTTCACTTCAGCTTGTTGACCCACTGGGGAAAAATGGACATAAAGTTGGACTTGCTGCTAAGGATGATGTAGTTTTCTTGAGATTAGTATCTATTGCCAAGGGACGTAAGCTCCTTGCAAAGTATCTTCGGTTGCTTCTTCCTGGTAGTGAACTTATGAGGATAGTCTCTATGGCAATCTTCCGTCATCTAAGATTCTTATTTGGTGGTCTCCCTGCAGATCCAGCATCTTTGGAGACTACAAGTAACCTTGCCAAAATTGTCTGCCAATGTGTTCAAGGAATGGATCTTGGTGCTCTCAGTGCTTGTCTTGCGGCAGTTGTTTGTTCTGCGGAGCAGCCTCCTCTTCGTCCTCTTGGAAGCTCTGCTGGAGATGGGGCTTCTCTTATTTTAGTATCTGTTCTTGAGAGGGCTACTGAACTTCTAACTGATCATCATGCTGCATGCAACTACAATATGGGTAATCGTTCGTTTTGGCAGGCCTCATTTGATGAATTCTTTGGCCTTCTGACGAAGTATTGCATGAATAAATACCAAAGTATCATGCAATCCCTGCTTATACAAAATCCAGCAAATGTCGATGACATTGGATCGGATGCAGCTAAAGCAATTAGTAAGGAAATGCCTGTTGAACTCCTTCGTGCAAGTCTCCCTCACACTGATGACCGCCAGCGGAAGTTATTACTGGATTTCGCACAGCGCTCGGTTCCTGTGGTTGGATTTAACAATAATGCAGGCAGTAGCGGCGGCAGTCATGTGAACTCAGAGACAGTGCTAAGTTGA